A genome region from Tursiops truncatus isolate mTurTru1 chromosome 15, mTurTru1.mat.Y, whole genome shotgun sequence includes the following:
- the LOC141276525 gene encoding uncharacterized protein, whose amino-acid sequence MKNSKWIRKNWLLVAGIFFTGIHLGTYFIQRAAKQSVKSQPELKQKSLNNELK is encoded by the coding sequence atgaaaaatagcaaATGGATCAGAAAGAACTGGCTTCTTGTAGCTGGGATTTTCTTCACAGGCATCCATCTCGGAACATATTTTATACAGAGAGCTGCAAAACAATCTGTAAAGTCTCAGCCTGAACTCAAACAAAAGAGTTTGAATAatgaactaaaataa